One Candidatus Paceibacterota bacterium genomic window carries:
- a CDS encoding metallopeptidase family protein: MNTKEFEKIVAEAVNALPGKAKASLENLVFVVEEEARKKNFGETEIFVDDDILGLYEGVPKSARGSGYFGVMPDKITIFQKPIEELAGRTDSKKIRKLVFEVVWHEVGHHLGFGEREISELEEKKFGDEF; encoded by the coding sequence GTGAATACAAAAGAATTTGAAAAAATAGTGGCAGAAGCGGTGAACGCCTTGCCGGGGAAAGCAAAAGCGTCTTTGGAGAACCTTGTTTTTGTCGTTGAGGAAGAAGCGCGCAAAAAGAATTTCGGCGAGACGGAAATTTTTGTTGATGACGATATTTTGGGGCTTTATGAAGGCGTTCCAAAGAGCGCCCGCGGATCCGGATATTTCGGCGTGATGCCCGATAAGATCACTATTTTCCAAAAGCCGATTGAAGAGCTGGCGGGGAGGACCGATTCAAAAAAAATAAGAAAGCTGGTTTTTGAAGTGGTTTGGCACGAAGTGGGTCATCATCTGGGCTTTGGCGAAAGAGAAATTTCAGAGCTTGAAGAGAAGAAATTCGGAGACGAGTTTTAG